In Pseudomonas fluorescens, one genomic interval encodes:
- a CDS encoding alpha/beta hydrolase yields the protein MMLRVLILSLTLFTGFAHATVLQRPISLDTGSGELFGSLLLPKSDNPVPVVLILAGSGPTDRDGNNPDGGRNDSLKRLAWVLAKHNIASVRYDKRGVAASRPATPDERNLSVEGYVDDAVAWSQKLKNDPRFGPLILLGHSEGALIATLAAPRADAAALISLSGSARPVDQVIREQLARSLPPPLMLRSNELLDSLKAGHTDDNVPAPLQPIFRPSVQPYLISLFRQDPAKAFAQLKMPALIVQGSNDMQVGVGDAQALKAAKPDAELVVIDGMNHVMRIVPADVKRQLASYKDPNLPLAAELGGKLIEFIDGIRNR from the coding sequence ATGATGCTGCGAGTTCTGATCTTGAGTCTTACCCTGTTTACCGGTTTTGCCCACGCGACTGTCCTGCAGCGCCCGATCTCTCTGGATACCGGGAGCGGTGAACTTTTCGGCTCGCTGTTGCTGCCAAAATCCGACAACCCAGTGCCGGTTGTCCTGATCCTTGCCGGCTCCGGTCCTACAGATCGTGACGGCAATAACCCCGATGGCGGGCGCAATGACAGCCTCAAGCGGCTGGCCTGGGTGCTGGCCAAACACAACATCGCCAGCGTGCGCTACGACAAGCGCGGGGTGGCTGCGAGCCGGCCGGCCACACCTGACGAGCGCAATCTGTCGGTGGAAGGCTACGTCGACGACGCCGTGGCCTGGAGCCAGAAGCTGAAAAACGACCCGCGTTTCGGCCCGTTGATTCTGCTCGGTCACAGCGAAGGTGCACTGATTGCCACCCTCGCCGCTCCGCGTGCCGACGCCGCTGCGCTGATTTCGCTGTCCGGCAGCGCGCGCCCGGTGGATCAGGTAATCCGCGAACAACTAGCCCGTAGCCTGCCGCCACCGTTGATGCTGCGCAGTAATGAACTGCTCGACAGCCTCAAGGCCGGTCACACCGATGACAACGTGCCGGCGCCACTGCAACCGATCTTCCGCCCGAGCGTGCAGCCGTACCTGATTTCGCTGTTTCGCCAGGACCCGGCCAAGGCCTTTGCACAACTGAAGATGCCGGCGCTGATCGTCCAGGGCAGCAACGACATGCAGGTCGGCGTCGGCGATGCGCAGGCGCTGAAAGCCGCCAAGCCCGACGCCGAACTGGTGGTGATCGACGGCATGAACCACGTCATGCGCATCGTCCCCGCCGATGTGAAGCGGCAATTGGCCTCGTATAAGGACCCCAATTTGCCACTGGCGGCGGAACTGGGCGGCAAACTCATCGAATTTATTGACGGCATTCGCAACCGTTAA
- the folE gene encoding GTP cyclohydrolase I FolE: MSLEQNYTAILGQLGEDVSREGLLDTPKRAAKAMQYLCRGYEQTLEEVTNGALFSSDNSEMVLVKDIELYSLCEHHLLPFIGKAHVAYIPSGKVLGLSKVARIVDMYARRLQIQENLSRQIADAVMQVTGALGVAVVIEAKHMCMMMRGVEKQNSSMITSVMLGEFRENAATRSEFLSLIK; the protein is encoded by the coding sequence ATGTCCCTGGAACAGAATTACACCGCGATTCTCGGCCAACTGGGCGAGGACGTCTCCCGCGAGGGCCTGCTCGACACGCCAAAGCGTGCCGCCAAAGCCATGCAGTACCTCTGCCGCGGTTATGAACAGACGCTCGAAGAGGTCACCAATGGTGCCCTGTTCAGCTCCGACAACAGCGAAATGGTGCTGGTCAAGGACATCGAGCTGTACTCGTTGTGCGAACACCACCTGCTGCCGTTCATCGGCAAGGCGCACGTTGCGTACATCCCGAGCGGCAAAGTGCTGGGCCTGTCGAAGGTCGCGCGGATCGTCGACATGTACGCCCGCCGCCTGCAGATCCAGGAAAACCTCAGCCGGCAGATCGCCGATGCGGTGATGCAAGTCACCGGTGCGCTGGGCGTGGCCGTGGTGATCGAGGCCAAGCACATGTGCATGATGATGCGCGGTGTCGAGAAGCAGAATTCGTCGATGATCACTTCGGTGATGCTCGGTGAGTTCCGCGAAAACGCGGCGACTCGCAGCGAGTTCCTCAGCCTGATCAAGTAA
- a CDS encoding Smr/MutS family protein: protein MQDDDFSLFKSAIQGVKPIKHDRADTGKPKADRAQIAKLRQSATVRTDTTTVDGLSDQFVIDVGPEDELMWARDGVQESQMRKLKIGQIPFEGSLDLHGMNVEKARETLWAFLAEATKFEIRCVRVTHGKAVRLDGKRPMIKSHVNTWLRQHPQVLGFCSCQAKHGGAGAVYVMLKRTMMEGRDE from the coding sequence ATGCAAGACGACGATTTTTCCCTGTTCAAAAGTGCGATCCAAGGCGTCAAGCCGATCAAGCACGACCGAGCCGACACTGGCAAACCCAAGGCTGACCGCGCGCAGATCGCCAAGCTGCGCCAGTCCGCCACCGTGCGCACCGACACCACCACCGTGGATGGCCTGTCCGATCAGTTCGTGATCGACGTCGGCCCCGAAGACGAGTTGATGTGGGCCCGCGACGGGGTGCAGGAAAGCCAGATGCGCAAGCTCAAGATCGGCCAGATCCCGTTCGAAGGCAGCCTCGACCTGCACGGCATGAACGTCGAAAAAGCCCGCGAGACCCTCTGGGCGTTTCTCGCCGAAGCGACCAAATTCGAAATCCGCTGCGTGCGCGTCACCCACGGCAAGGCCGTGCGCCTGGACGGCAAGCGGCCGATGATCAAAAGCCACGTCAACACCTGGCTGCGTCAGCATCCGCAAGTGCTCGGTTTCTGCTCGTGCCAGGCGAAACACGGCGGTGCCGGCGCGGTGTACGTGATGCTCAAACGCACCATGATGGAAGGCCGCGACGAATAA
- the aroC gene encoding chorismate synthase, translating to MSGNTYGKLFTVTTAGESHGPALVAIVDGCPPGLEISLEDLQRDLDRRKPGTSRHTTQRQEADEVEILSGVFEGRTTGCSIGLLIRNTDQKSKDYSAIKDLFRPAHADYTYHHKYGERDYRGGGRSSARETAMRVAAGAIAKKYLASQGIVIRGYMSQLGPIEIPFKTWDSVEQNAFFSPDPDKVPELEAYMDQLRRDQDSVGAKITVVAEGVMPGLGEPIFDRLDAELAHALMSINAVKGVEIGAGFACVAQRGTEHRDELTPQGFLSNNAGGILGGISSGQPIVAHLALKPTSSITTPGRSIDIHGNPVDVITKGRHDPCVGIRATPIAEAMMAIVLMDHLLRHRGQNADVRVSTPVLGQL from the coding sequence ATGTCCGGCAATACCTACGGCAAGTTGTTCACTGTCACCACCGCTGGCGAGAGCCATGGTCCGGCGTTGGTCGCCATTGTCGACGGCTGCCCGCCGGGCCTGGAGATCTCCCTCGAAGACCTGCAGCGCGACCTCGATCGGCGCAAGCCAGGCACCAGCCGTCACACCACCCAGCGTCAGGAAGCCGATGAAGTCGAAATCCTTTCCGGCGTGTTCGAGGGCCGCACCACCGGTTGCTCGATCGGCCTGCTGATCCGCAACACCGACCAGAAGTCCAAGGACTACTCGGCGATCAAGGATCTGTTCCGCCCGGCGCACGCCGACTACACCTACCACCACAAATACGGCGAGCGCGACTACCGTGGTGGCGGTCGCAGCTCGGCGCGGGAAACCGCGATGCGTGTGGCGGCAGGTGCGATTGCCAAAAAGTATCTGGCCAGCCAGGGCATCGTCATCCGCGGCTACATGAGCCAGCTCGGCCCGATCGAAATCCCGTTCAAGACCTGGGATTCGGTGGAACAGAACGCGTTCTTCAGCCCGGATCCGGACAAGGTCCCGGAACTGGAAGCCTACATGGACCAGTTGCGCCGCGATCAGGACTCGGTCGGGGCGAAGATCACTGTAGTCGCCGAAGGCGTGATGCCGGGCCTCGGCGAGCCGATTTTCGACCGCCTCGACGCTGAACTGGCGCATGCGCTGATGAGCATCAACGCGGTGAAAGGCGTGGAAATCGGCGCCGGTTTCGCCTGCGTCGCCCAGCGCGGCACCGAGCATCGCGATGAACTGACCCCGCAAGGTTTCCTCAGCAACAACGCTGGCGGCATCCTCGGCGGCATTTCGTCCGGTCAGCCGATCGTCGCGCATCTGGCGCTCAAGCCAACGTCGAGCATCACCACTCCGGGCCGTTCGATCGACATCCACGGCAATCCGGTCGACGTGATCACCAAGGGCCGTCACGATCCGTGCGTCGGCATCCGCGCCACGCCGATTGCCGAAGCGATGATGGCCATCGTGCTGATGGATCACCTGCTGCGTCATCGTGGGCAGAACGCCGACGTGCGCGTCAGCACCCCGGTGCTGGGTCAGCTTTGA
- a CDS encoding cysteine hydrolase family protein, translating to MSVPKTMFQLSGRGYAAATLSHATVVIIDAQKEYLSGPLALSGMDAAVANIKQLVAAARAAGRPIVHVRHLGTVGGLFDPQGERGEFIPGLEPQGDETIIGKLLPSAFHGTELLDRLQNLGSLDLIVCGFMSHSSVSTTVRAAKNLGFRCTLVEDACATRDLPFKGRVLSAAVVQEAEMAIMADNFATLALTQDLI from the coding sequence ATGTCCGTTCCAAAAACGATGTTTCAACTCAGCGGCCGCGGTTACGCAGCGGCCACACTGAGCCATGCCACCGTGGTCATCATCGATGCCCAGAAAGAGTACCTCAGTGGCCCGCTGGCCCTGAGCGGCATGGACGCGGCCGTCGCGAACATCAAACAACTGGTCGCCGCGGCCCGTGCAGCCGGTCGGCCGATCGTGCACGTGCGTCATCTCGGCACCGTCGGTGGCCTGTTCGACCCGCAGGGCGAACGCGGCGAATTCATCCCCGGCCTTGAGCCACAAGGTGACGAAACCATCATCGGCAAACTGCTGCCGAGCGCGTTCCACGGCACCGAACTGCTCGACCGTTTGCAGAATCTTGGCTCGCTGGACCTGATCGTCTGCGGTTTCATGAGCCACTCCAGCGTCAGCACCACCGTACGCGCGGCGAAGAACCTGGGCTTCCGTTGCACCCTGGTCGAAGACGCCTGCGCCACCCGTGACCTGCCGTTCAAGGGCCGCGTGCTCAGCGCCGCCGTGGTGCAGGAAGCGGAAATGGCGATCATGGCCGACAACTTCGCCACCCTTGCCCTGACTCAAGATCTGATCTGA
- a CDS encoding glutathione S-transferase N-terminal domain-containing protein, with amino-acid sequence MFVKALRVGLGQLIIFIDFITRPGKKQRPAEVQAQVNAAAKGLTLYQFHACPFCVKTRRTLRRLNVPVALKDAKNNEQDRQTLLDQGGKIKVPCLRIEENGQTTWMYESKVIIDYLDKRFAAV; translated from the coding sequence GTGTTCGTAAAAGCGCTTCGTGTCGGCCTTGGCCAACTGATCATCTTCATCGACTTCATCACTCGCCCGGGCAAGAAACAGCGCCCGGCCGAGGTACAGGCGCAAGTCAACGCCGCCGCCAAAGGCCTGACCCTGTATCAGTTCCACGCCTGCCCGTTCTGCGTGAAAACCCGTCGTACGCTGCGTCGCCTGAATGTGCCGGTCGCACTGAAGGACGCGAAGAACAACGAACAGGATCGCCAGACGCTGCTGGACCAGGGCGGCAAGATCAAAGTGCCGTGCCTGCGCATTGAAGAGAATGGGCAGACCACGTGGATGTATGAGTCCAAGGTGATCATTGATTATCTGGATAAGCGGTTTGCGGCGGTCTGA
- the prmB gene encoding 50S ribosomal protein L3 N(5)-glutamine methyltransferase: MITSRLRTLRDHIRWAVSRFHGEDLFFGHGTDNAWDEARQLVLGALHLPWEIADSYLDCALEDDELVNLQRLLKRRIEERIPTAYLLGEAWFCGMSFIVDERVLIPRSPIGELIENRFAPWIGDEPARILDLCTGSGCIGIACAYEFQNAEVVLADLSFEALEVANQNIERHGVDERVYTVQGDGFDGLPGQRFDLIVSNPPYVDAEDFADMPDEYQHEPELGLACGDDGLNLVRRMLAEAADHLTEKGLLIVEVGNSQVHVEALYPEVDFAWLEFERGGHGVFMLTAEQCRDHQALFASRV, encoded by the coding sequence GTGATCACTTCCCGACTTCGTACCCTGCGCGACCACATCCGTTGGGCCGTCAGCCGCTTCCATGGGGAGGATCTGTTTTTCGGCCATGGCACCGACAACGCCTGGGATGAAGCCCGGCAGTTGGTGCTCGGTGCCTTGCACCTGCCGTGGGAGATCGCCGACAGCTACCTCGACTGTGCGCTGGAAGACGACGAGCTGGTCAACCTGCAACGCCTGCTCAAGCGCCGCATCGAAGAGCGCATCCCGACTGCGTACCTGTTGGGTGAGGCATGGTTCTGCGGCATGTCGTTCATCGTCGATGAGCGCGTGCTGATCCCGCGTTCGCCGATTGGCGAGCTGATCGAAAACCGCTTCGCACCGTGGATCGGCGACGAGCCGGCACGCATCCTCGACCTGTGCACCGGCTCGGGCTGCATCGGGATCGCCTGCGCCTACGAGTTCCAGAACGCTGAAGTGGTGCTGGCCGATCTGTCGTTCGAAGCGCTGGAAGTGGCCAACCAGAACATCGAGCGCCATGGCGTCGATGAGCGTGTGTACACCGTGCAGGGCGATGGTTTCGATGGCCTGCCGGGGCAGCGTTTCGACCTGATCGTGTCGAACCCGCCGTACGTTGATGCCGAAGATTTCGCCGACATGCCGGACGAATACCAGCACGAACCGGAGCTGGGCCTGGCCTGCGGAGATGACGGTCTGAACCTGGTACGGCGGATGCTCGCCGAAGCGGCGGATCACCTGACCGAGAAGGGGCTATTGATCGTTGAGGTGGGCAACAGCCAGGTGCACGTCGAAGCGCTGTACCCGGAAGTCGATTTTGCCTGGCTCGAATTCGAGCGCGGCGGGCATGGTGTGTTCATGCTGACGGCGGAGCAGTGCCGCGATCATCAGGCCTTGTTCGCTTCCCGCGTCTGA
- a CDS encoding PLP-dependent aminotransferase family protein, with product MAFSERVSRLKSSLIREILAAAQRPEVMSFAGGLPAEAMLPKVEWSEMPLALGQYGMSEGEPALREALAAQARALGLECTASQVLVVSGSQQTLDLAAKLYIDKGTEILLEAPTYLAALQIFQLFGADCLTVPQESDGPNLAQLRSRLEQHRLAFIYLIPTFQNPSAVRYSEAKRAAVAALLDEFGVTLIEDEPYRELTFDGGSAKPIAGRLQKASWIYTGTVSKTLLPGLRVGYLIASPDLFPHLLKLKQSADLHTNRIGQWQALQWIGTEKYQQHLSELRGFYRQRRDAFQSALETHFSDLANWNMPQGGLFFWLTLKQPLDTRTLLNEALAGDVAFMPGEPFFPEPDKNLGHLRLNFSHIDPARLDEGLKRLATVLRQAQIDQAA from the coding sequence ATGGCTTTTTCCGAACGTGTTTCGCGCCTTAAAAGTTCTCTGATCCGTGAAATCCTCGCCGCCGCCCAGCGCCCGGAGGTGATGTCGTTCGCCGGTGGCCTTCCCGCCGAAGCCATGCTGCCGAAAGTCGAATGGTCCGAGATGCCGCTGGCGCTGGGTCAGTACGGCATGAGCGAGGGCGAGCCGGCGCTGCGTGAAGCGCTGGCGGCGCAGGCGCGAGCGTTGGGGCTGGAGTGCACGGCGAGTCAGGTGCTGGTGGTCAGCGGTTCCCAGCAGACCCTGGATCTGGCCGCCAAGTTATACATCGACAAAGGCACCGAAATCCTGCTGGAGGCGCCAACCTACCTTGCCGCGTTGCAGATCTTCCAGCTGTTCGGCGCCGATTGCCTGACCGTGCCGCAAGAATCCGACGGCCCCAATCTCGCGCAACTGCGCAGTCGGTTGGAACAGCATCGCCTGGCGTTCATCTACCTGATCCCGACGTTCCAGAACCCCTCCGCCGTGCGCTACAGCGAAGCCAAGCGCGCCGCGGTCGCCGCATTGCTCGATGAATTCGGCGTGACCCTGATCGAAGACGAGCCGTACCGCGAATTGACGTTCGATGGCGGCAGCGCCAAACCGATTGCCGGGCGTTTGCAGAAAGCCAGCTGGATCTACACCGGCACCGTGTCGAAAACCTTGCTGCCGGGTTTGCGCGTCGGCTACCTGATCGCCAGCCCGGACCTGTTCCCGCATTTGCTCAAACTCAAGCAATCGGCAGATCTGCACACTAACCGCATCGGCCAGTGGCAGGCACTGCAATGGATCGGCACGGAAAAATATCAGCAGCACCTGAGCGAACTGCGCGGTTTCTACCGGCAGCGCCGCGATGCTTTCCAGTCAGCGCTGGAAACGCACTTTTCCGATCTGGCGAACTGGAACATGCCGCAGGGCGGGTTGTTTTTCTGGCTGACGCTCAAGCAACCGCTGGATACGCGAACCTTGCTCAACGAAGCGCTGGCCGGTGACGTGGCGTTCATGCCGGGCGAGCCGTTCTTTCCCGAACCGGATAAAAACCTCGGGCACCTGCGTTTGAATTTCAGTCACATCGATCCGGCGCGACTGGATGAAGGGCTTAAACGATTGGCGACGGTATTGAGGCAGGCGCAGATAGATCAAGCGGCCTGA